In Syngnathus typhle isolate RoL2023-S1 ecotype Sweden linkage group LG14, RoL_Styp_1.0, whole genome shotgun sequence, one genomic interval encodes:
- the vtg2 gene encoding vitellogenin 2, translating to MRVLVLALAVALVAANQVKVAPEFAVGKTYSYNYEAILLGGLPEEGLARAGSKIRTKVLISPLSANNFILKLLDPELFEYSGIWPKDDFIPANKLTSALSAQLMTPLKFEYANGVVGKIFAPAGVSASVLNIVRGILNMLQMNIKKTTNVYELQEPGVQGVCKTHYVITEDAKAERFFLTKTKDLEHCQERIIKDIGTAYTEKCPECKTRGKALTGTAAYDYVMKPSETGALILEVSSVELIHFSPMNFLNGAAQMEAKQWLKFVEIQKSPVEPIKAEYLQRGSLQYEFGSELLQTPIQLLRITNAEAQIVEILNHLVSNNVAKVHEDAPLKFIELIQLLRLAKYESIEALWSQFKSRTAHREWILNTIPAIGTHVALRFIKEKFIAGEITFAEATRSLVAAVHTVTADTEALRLLQEFAEHQKVMESPVLREVADLGYGSLVWKYCVENPNCPVDLVRPLHDWTNKAVSKGDVKEIILTLKVLGNAGHPSSLKPILKVLPNFGSAAANLPLEVHIEGVLALRNIAKREPKMVQDVAVQLFMDRALNPELRMVAAIVLFETKLPMGLVTTLADALLKEENLQVSSLVYSYMKAMTRSTTPDFASVAAACNVAVRILSPKLNRLSYRYSRALLVDGYYNPWMVGAAASAFYVNDAATVLPRSILAKTRSYLAGAYADVIEIGVRTEGIQEALLKVQDLPDDMDRITKMKRVLKAISEWRSQPSKKPLVSAHVKFFGQEIAFANIDKPFIDQITALVTGPEVQAYGRRALDEVLAGVKFNYAQPLLVAEVRRILPTTVGLPMELSFYTSSVMNAAVELQATVSPPIGQDFRPAQLLKSDISMKAAFTPSVSMHTYAVMGVNTPMAQAVVVSRAKVHTIVPAKMEARLDMIKGNFKLDFLPVPGVNKIASVLIDTYAVARNVEDLAAAKITPMIPADYSPQSLKSSSWYPWMASSMNDGKSVPSELVIDPSGKTNKLIKVFEKTLCEKMETFGIKACVVMESRSAASIRDVPLYYAVGKHSAFVEVTPVSGPEIEKVEIEIQVGEKAAEKIIKVIEMSQDDETPEDRNVLLKLKKILSPGLKNLTSSSSSSSRSSSSVSSRSSSSSSKSSSSSSRRTSKVADTLDPNSKTSRLQRASRKSSSSSRSSKSSSSRSSSSSSSRSSSSSSSRSSSSSSSSSSRSKSKSKHHRYNMDFIKTHIHNHAPSSTRQDSKSSAQSFEDIYNKAKYLSRTVTPSVTVLIRAVRADHKEQGYQIAAYFDKATSRLQIIFVNLAEKNNWRICADGVKLSNHKLMAKIAWGIECKQYKTEFKVEAGIVDQQPALRMKLTWQKLPSSVKYYAKHLMYRVSDYVARYALQTGIEQNKDRNPSNEVKLTVAVVSEQSLNIVLKTPSRTIYKEDMPLPISLPIGKTASELQLYQDSWVDSIAYMVNKANAAECKVIKDTVVTFNNRKFKAELPNSCSLVLAQDSTNEAKFIVLLKRDQEHDQNMLIVKIADIDVELYQKDRVAMVRVNKEEIPVSRLPYHHPTADIQIRQSDEGISLSAQSQGLQEVYFDVNVQKVRVVDWMRGQMAGICGKADGEIRQEFRTPNTRLAKNAVSYAHSWVLPSKSCRDNSECYMTLESVKLEKQMVVHGQESKCYSVEPVLRCLAGCMPLRTTTVSIGFHCLPADTRMNRADGIFSKSVDLRETTEAHLACRCTPQCA from the exons ATGAGGGTGCTCGTGCTTGCCTTGGCTGTGGCCCTCGTGG CTGCCAATCAAGTCAAAGTTG CTCCAGAGTTTGCTGTTGGAAAGACATATAGCTACAACTATGAAGCAATTCTTTTGGGCGGACTTCCCGAGGAGGGTTTGGCTCGTGCAGGATCCAAAATAAGGACCAAAGTTCTCATCAGTCCATTGAGCGCTAACAATTTCATATTGAAG CTCCTGGATCCAGAGCTCTTTGAGTACAGCGGTATCTGGCCTAAGGATGATTTCATTCCAGCCAACAAGCTCACCTCGGCTCTGTCAGCTCAACTCATGACACCGCTCAAGTTTGAGTACGCTAATGGCGTCGTAGGAAAAATCTTTGCCCCGGCTGGCGTCTCTGCCTCTGTGCTGAACATTGTGAGGGGAATCCTCAACATGCTCCAaatgaacatcaagaagacgaCAAACGTCTACGAGCTTCAGGAG CCCGGCGTACAAGGCGTGTGCAAGACCCATTACGTGATCACCGAGGATGCCAAGGCCGAGCGATTCTTTTTGACCAAGACCAAGGACCTGGAGCACTGCCAGGAGAGAATTATCAAGGATATCGGCACGGCTTACACTGAGAAATGTCCTGAGTGTAAAACG AGAGGCAAAGCCTTGACGGGAACTGCAGCATACGACTATGTCATGAAACCATCAGAAACAGGTGCTCTGATCCTGGAGGTGTCCTCGGTTGAGCTGATTCACTTCTCTCCCATGAACTTCCTGAACGGTGCTGCCCAGATGGAGGCTAA GCAATGGTTGAAATTCGTGGAGATCCAGAAATCTCCGGTGGAGCCCATCAAAGCCGAATATCTCCAACGCGGTAGCCTGCAGTATGAGTTTGGCAGTGAGCTGCTTCAGACACCCATCCAGCTTCTGAGGATTACCAATGCTGAGGCTCAG ATTGTTGAGATTCTGAACCACCTGGTGAGCAACAATGTGGCCAAAGTCCATGAAGATGCACCTCTGAAGTTCATCGAGCTCATCCAGCTGTTGCGTTTGGCCAAGTACGAGAGTATCGAGGCCCTCTGGTCCCAGTTCAAATCGCGTACGGCTCATAG AGAATGGATCCTGAATACTATCCCTGCCATTGGGACTCATGTTGCACTGAGGTTCATCAAGGAAAAATTCATTGCTGGTGAGATTACCTTTGCTGAAGCAACTCGGTCTTTGGTGGCAGCCGTCCACACGGTGACTGCTGACACGGAGGCCCTCAGACTCCTCCAG GAGTTTGCTGAGCACCAAAAGGTTATGGAAAGTCCGGTTTTGAGAGAAGTTGCTGATTTGGGTTATGGCAGCCTGGTTTGGAAATACTGCGTGGAGAACCCGAATTGCCCAGTGGATTTGGTCAgg CCTCTCCACGACTGGACTAACAAGGCTGTTTCCAAGGGGGATGTTAAAGAAATCATTCTCACTCTCAAAGTTCTGGGCAATGCAGGACATCCTAGCAGCCTCAAGCCAATCTTGAAGGTCTTACCGAACTTTGGGAGCGCCGCTGCTAATCTGCCACTGGAAGTTCACATCGAAGGTGTTCTGGCCCTGAGGAATATTGCAAAGAGAGAGCCAAAAATG GTCCAGGATGTTGCCGTTCAGCTGTTCATGGATAGAGCTCTTAACCCAGAGCTCCGTATGGTCGCCGCCATTGTTCTGTTTGAGACCAAACTACCCATGGGTCTGGTGACTACGCTTGCCGACGCACTCTTGAAAGAAGAAAACCTCCAAGTTTCCAGCTTGGTCTACTCTTACATGAAGGCAATGACAAGATCCACCACTCCCGATTTTGCCTCTGT TGCTGCAGCCTGCAATGTTGCTGTGAGAATCCTCAGCCCCAAACTTAACAGATTGAGCTATCGCTATAGCAGAGCTCTCCTTGTTGATGGCTATTACA ACCCCTGGATGGTTGGTGCTGCTGCCAGTGCCTTCTATGTGAACGACGCTGCAACAGTTTTGCCAAGATCCATCCTGGCCAAAACTCGCTCCTATTTGGCAGGAGCTTATGCTGATGTCATTGAG ATTGGAGTGAGAACTGAGGGAATCCAGGAAGCCCTTCTGAAGGTCCAAGATCTTCCTGACGACATGGATAGGATCACCAAGATGAAAAGAGTTCTCAAGGCT ATTTCTGAATGGAGGTCCCAGCCTTCAAAGAAGCCCCTTGTCTCGGCACATGTGAAGTTCTTCGGACAGGAGATTGCCTTTGCCAACATTGACAAACCATTCATTGATCAGATAACCGCG cttgtcacCGGACCTGAAGTTCAGGCTTACGGAAGGAGGGCTTTGGATGAGGTGCTGGCTGGTGTGAAATTTAACTATGCTCAGCCACTGCTGGTTGCTGAGGTTCGTCGCATCCTGCCCACTACTGTCGGTCTGCCAATGGAACTCAGTTTCTATACTTCTTCTGTGATGAATGCCGCCGTTGAAC TCCAAGCCACTGTGTCACCACCTATAGGTCAGGACTTCCGTCCTGCCCAACTTCTTAAATCTGACATCAGCATGAAGGCTGCATTTACTCCGAG TGTTTCCATGCATACTTATGCAGTCATGGGTGTGAATACGCCCATGGCCCAAGCAGTCGTGGTTTCAAGAGCCAAAGTTCACACTATTGTCCCAGCAAAAATGGAAGCAAGACTTGACATGATCAAGGGCAACTTCAAGTTGGACTTCCTTCCTGTTCCAGGAGTCAATAAGATTGCATCTGTACT TATTGACACTTATGCCGTTGCACGAAATGTGGAAGATCTTGCCGCTGCTAAGATAACCCCAATGATTCCAGCCGACTATTCACCACAGTCCCTAAAGAGCTCATCCTGGTATCCCTGGATGGCGTCCTCCATGAATGATGGCAAG TCAGTGCCATCTGAGCTTGTCATAGACCCATCTGGCAAAACGAACAAACTCATTAAGGTCTTTGAGAAAACGCTGTGTGAAAAAATGGAAACCTTTGGAATCAAGGCATGCGTTGTGATGGAATCTCGCAGTGCGGCTTCCATCCGAGACGTTCCACTGTATTATGCCGTTGGGAAACATTCAGCTTTTGTTGAGGTTACACCAG TTTCTGGACCAGAAATCGAGAAGGTTGAAATTGAGATTCAGGTTGGAGAAAAAGCAGCAGAAAAAATCATCAAAGTCATTGAAATGAGTCAAGATGACGAGACCCCTGAGGACAGGAATGTCCTGTTGAAACTGAAGAAGATCCTGTCTCCTGGTCTGAAGAACCTCACTTCCTCCAGCTCCAGCAGCTCCCGTTCTTCCAGCTCTGTCTCCAGCCGCTCAAGCTCTAGCTCATCCAAGAGCTCTTCAAGTTCCTCTCGAAGAACGAGCAAGGTGGCTGACACTCTTGACCCCAATTCCAAGACATCCAGGTTACAGAGAGCCTCTAGAAAatcctccagcagcagcagatccAGCAAATCCTCCAGCAGCAGAtccagtagcagcagcagcagccgtagcagcagcagcagcagcagcaggagcagcagcagcagcagcagcagcagctctcgGTCCAAGTCTAAGTCAAAG CATCATCGTTACAACATGGATTTCATCAAGACCCACATCCACAAC CATGCACCTTCTTCAACTCGTCAGGACAGCAAGAGCAGTGCCCAGAGTTTTGAGGACATCTACAATAAG gctaAGTACCTCTCTCGTACCGTCACCCCATCTGTGACCGTCCTCATCCGTGCCGTGAGAGCCGACCACAAGGAACAAGGATACCAGATTGCAGCTTACTTCGACAAAGCAACTTCCAGACTGCAGATCATCTTTGTCAACCTGGCTGAGAAGAACAACTGGAGAATCTGTGCTGATGGTGTGAAGCTGAGCAACCACAAGCTGATG GCCAAGATTGCCTGGGGTATTGAGTGCAAACAATACAAGACCGAGTTCAAGGTTGAGGCCGGCATTGTTGACCAACAGCCAGCTTTACGTATGAAGCTGACTTGGCAGAAACTTCCGAGCAGCGTGAAGTACTATGCAAAGCA ccTAATGTACAGGGTGTCCGATTACGTTGCAAGATACGCTCTTCAGACTGGAATTGAACAGAATAAGGACAGGAATCCTTCAAATGAGGTTAAACTGACCGTGGCGGTTGTTTCAGAGCAAAGCCTGAACATTGTCCTCAAAACACcatcg AGGACTATCTACAAAGAAGACATGCCTCTCCCTATTTCTCTGCCCATTGGAAAAACTGCATCAGAGCTGCAGCTGTACCAGGACAGCTGGGTTGACAGCATCGCGTACATGGTCAACAAGGCCAATGCAG CTGAGTGCAAAGTCATCAAGGACACAGTGGTCACGTTCAACAACAGGAAGTTCAAGGCAGAGCTGCCTAACTCCTGCTCCCTGGTTTTGGCTCAGGATAGCACCAACGAGGCTAAATTCATTGTTCTGCTGAAGAGAGACCAAGAACATGATCAGAACATGCTCATTGTGAAGATCGCAGATAT TGATGTGGAGCTGTATCAAAAGGACCGTGTTGCCATGGTGAGGGTTAACAAAGAAGAAATCCCTGTCAGTAGACTGCCATACCATCATCCAAcag CCGACATTCAGATCAGACAGAGCGATGAGGGCATCTCTCTCAGCGCCCAAAGTCAAGGTCTTCAAGAAGTCTATTTTGACGTCAACGTCCAGAAG GTTAGAGTTGTGGACTGGATGAGAGGACAGATGGCTGGAATCTGCGGAAAGGCCGATGGGGAGATCAGACAGGAGTTCCGCACACCTAATACTCGCTTGGCCAAGAACGCAGTCAGCTATGCTCATTCCTGGGTTCTGCCTTCGAAGAGCTGCCGGGACAACTCAG AGTGTTACATGACGCTTGAGTCAGTGAAGCTGGAGAAGCAGATGGTCGTCCACGGCCAAGAGTCTAAGTGCTACTCTGTAGAGCCTGTGCTCCGTTGCTTGGCTGGTTGCATGCCGCTGAGAACCACCACCGTTTCCATTGGCTTCCACTGCCTGCCTGCTG ATACCCGTATGAACCGTGCTGATGGCATTTTCTCAAAGAGCGTGGACCTGAGAGAAACAACCGAAGCCCACTTAGCCTGCCGTTGCACCCCTCAGTGTGCTTAA
- the LOC133166760 gene encoding LOW QUALITY PROTEIN: vitellogenin-1-like (The sequence of the model RefSeq protein was modified relative to this genomic sequence to represent the inferred CDS: deleted 1 base in 1 codon), whose product MRVVVLALTLALAACQHNFAPDFAAGKTYVYKYETLLLGGLPEEGLARAGLKVSSKVLISAADQNMFMLKLAEPEFFEYSGVWPKDAFTPATKLTSVLAPQLMIPIKFEYSNGVVGKMFAPEGVPVMVLNIYRGILNVLQLNVKKTTNVYEMQEAGAQGVCKTFYAINEDEKAERILLTKTRDLSHCQERIQRDIGLAYTETCHKCQRDSKNFKGGAAYNYVLKTVPKGVMIMEASVNELIEFTPFKEMNGAAQMETKQRLVFVEVQNSPIVPVKAEYRQRGSLQYEFSREMLQTPLQLVKITNLQAQIAEVLNHIVTNNVERVHDDAPLKFLELIQLLRMAKLEDIQMLWSQHKTKPAYRQWILDALPSVGTPVALRFIIQKFESDELRLYEVAQALIASVHMVTANKEVIELYESLRDNVKIRKNPALTEIVWLGYGTMISKYCSNRTVCPLELVKPIHDRLTEAISKSDTWQIISILKVLSNAGHPMSLKPITKVLPIHGTPAKSLPIRVHAEAIMALRNIAKKEPRMVQELALQLFMDKSLHPELRMLSCIVIFETRPPVGLVTSLANLVKMEENLQVASFTYSHMKSLTRSTAPDHAAIASACNVGVKILGRKLDRLSFRFSRAIQMEFYSNPLMLGAVASTFYINDAATVLPRTIVAKTSAYIAGAAADVLEVGVRTEGLQEALLKNHALADDVNRITKMKRVIKALADWRALPNSKPLASVYVRFFGQEIAFADINQELVKQAVALANGPAVQELGRDAIKSLLSGVSFHAAKPVLATEVRRIMPTTAGFPMELSLYTAAVAVASFKLRATATPALPEPIQFRQLLKTKIELMAEVKPSVVANVFAVIGVNTEILQATVYSRAKIAAIVPASISTRLDINEGQFKFAALPVPAPEEIVAVEVESIAVVRNVEDIPNARRTPLIPTDYVKPDSREILASKTWPASVRASSESIEDDMEDSRPFRSRAFSKKYCFQAYGTGLKGCVKVATANAAFIRDILLYRLAGKHSASLSVKRNEEESIERLEMLVQVGPKAAEKIIKKISLIEDDDITTAKPVLMRLQKILNGTSSSSSSSKSSSSSKSSSSSRSSRSSSSSKSSSGAKAAAAAASSSSSSKQQQQQQQQQQQQSSSKSSSSSSSSRHGRKHNVRSSRRNSRHSGSTRSSSASSLESLFSASSSSSRSSRHISARINLKRTFERDHKKSQANGFSQKSRSSASSFEAIYNKNKFLSTATAPAFVVILQAVRTDGKLQGYQITGYADKTNARLQIILATLAAESNWRVCADGVVLSKHKVTAKLAWGEACKQYDVTVTAETGLLGPSPAARLRMTWNELPSTFKRYAKKAYTYIPDYVMDSFIRGKDDNSVKQLSFTVAATSERTLDLIFKTPTRSIYKLALRLPLALPLDEMTGLTPFDDLADKVRYLVSKAAAAECSLSGDTVITFNDRRFKNEMPQYCYQVLAQDCSEEMKFMVLLRKDDTVRNHINVKIADIDIDLYLKDSNVVVKVNGREVPTSNLPYQHPTAKIEIRPNEDGISVYAPGLGLQEVFYNKESWKIRVVDWIKGQTCGLCGKADGEQRQEYRNSNGRVTKNPTSFAHSWVLPAESCQDTTQCRMKLKPVQLDKRMNVQGQETKCFSVEPVLRCLDGCSPVKTTPVTVGFHCQPADRTMIPQDFYNYSVDRKETTQAHLACSCTKCA is encoded by the exons ATGAGAGTGGTTGTGCTTGCCCTGACTCTGGCCCTTGCGG CCTGTCAGCATAACTTCG CCCCTGACTTTGCTGCCGGTAAGACTTATGTGTACAAATATGAGACACTGCTCCTTGGCGGTCTACCGGAGGAAGGATTGGCGAGAGCTGGACTTAAAGTGAGCAGCAAAGTCTTGATCAGCGCCGCTGACCAGAACATGTTCATGCTGAAG CTTGCTGAACCCGAGTTCTTCGAGTACAGCGGTGTTTGGCCCAAGGATGCTTTCACGCCGGCCACCAAGCTGACTTCAGTCCTGGCGCCTCAGCTTATGATCCCCATCAAGTTTGAGTACTCCAACGGTGTTGTCGGCAAGATGTTTGCACCCGAAGGAGTCCCAGTTATGGTGCTGAACATCTACAGAGGTATCCTGAACGTCCTGCAGCTCAACgtgaaaaagacaacaaatgtCTACGAGATGCAGGAG GCCGGAGCTCAGGGTGTGTGCAAGACTTTCTATGCCATCAATGAAGATGAAAAGGCTGAACGCATCCTCCTGACAAAGACCAGGGATCTGAGTCATTGCCAGGAAAGGATCCAGCGAGACATCGGGTTGGCCTACACTGAGACGTGTCACAAGTGTCAGCGG GATTCCAAGAACTTCAAAGGAGGAGCTGCATACAACTACGTTCTGAAGACCGTTCCCAAAGGTGTCATGATCATGGAAGCGTCCGTCAATGAGCTGATTGAGTTCACACCTTTCAAAGAGATGAATGGAGCTGCTCAGATGGAGAccaa gcaacgtttggttttcgTCGAGGTCCAGAATAGTCCCATCGTCCCCGTGAAAGCTGAGTATCGTCAACGTGGATCCCTCCAGTACGAGTTCTCCAGAGAGATGCTGCAAACACCCCTTCAGCTTGTGAAAATCACCAACCTTCAAGCTCAG ATCGCCGAGGTTCTGAACCATATCGTCACCAACAATGTCGAGAGGGTCCATGACGATGCCCCTCTCAAATTTTTGGAGCTCATTCAACTCCTTCGTATGGCCAAACTTGAAGATATCCAAATGCTCTGGAGCCAGCACAAGACAAAACCTGCATACAG GCAATGGATCTTGGACGCGCTTCCTTCCGTTGGAACTCCTGTTGCTCTGAGATTCATCATTCAGAAATTTGAGTCTGATGAACTCAGACTTTACGAGGTTGCTCAAGCTTTGATTGCCTCTGTTCATATGGTGACCGCCAACAAGGAAGTTATTGAGCTGTACGAG AGCTTGAGAGACAACGTCAAAATCAGGAAGAACCCAGCTCTGACTGAGATTGTATGGCTCGGCTATGGTACCATGATTTCAAAATATTGTTCCAACAGAACTGTCTGCCCTCTTGAGCTGGTCAAG CCCATCCACGACCGTCTTACGGAAGCTATCTCCAAGAGCGACACATGGCAAATCATTTCCATTTTGAAGGTGTTGAGTAACGCTGGCCATCCAATGAGCCTGAAGCCAATCACCAAGGTCCTTCCCATTCATGGCACCCCAGCTAAAAGCCTACCCATCAGAGTTCACGCTGAAGCCATCATGGCATTGAGGAACATCGCCAAGAAGGAACCACGCATG GTCCAGGAACTGGCTCTTCAGCTCTTCATGGACAAGTCTCTTCACCCTGAGCTCCGCATGCTTTCATGCATCGTTATCTTCGAGACTCGGCCTCCGGTGGGCTTGGTGACAAGTCTTGCTAACCTTGTGAAGATGGAGGAAAACTTGCAAGTGGCCAGCTTCACCTACTCTCACATGAAGTCGCTGACCAGAAGCACCGCCCCCGACCATGCTGCCAT CGCCTCTGCTTGCAACGTCGGAGTCAAGATTTTGGGCAGGAAACTGGACAGACTGAGCTTCCGCTTCAGCAGAGCCATTCAGATGGAATTTTACAGCA ACCCCTTGATGCTTGGAGCTGTTGCCAGTACTTTCTACATCAATGACGCTGCCACCGTTCTGCCGAGAACCATTGTGGCTAAGACCAGTGCCTACAttgctggagctgctgctgaTGTTCTTGAA GTTGGAGTAAGAACTGAGGGACTCCAGGAGGCTCTTCTGAAAAACCATGCCTTGGCTGATGATGTGAACAGGATCACTAAAATGAAGCGTGTCATCAAAGCT CTGGCTGACTGGAGGGCCTTGCCCAACAGCAAGCCACTGGCCTCCGTCTATGTCAGGTTCTTCGGACAAGAAATTGCTTTCGCCGACATCAACCAGGAATTGGTTAAACAGGCTGTCGCG CTGGCCAATGGACCGGCTGTTCAGGAGCTTGGTCGGGATGCCATCAAATCTCTGCTGTCAGGAGTTTCTTTCCACGCTGCTAAGCCCGTGCTGGCAACCGAAGTGAGGCGCATCATGCCAACAACTGCTGGATTCCCAATGGAGCTCAGCCTGTACACTGCTGCTGTGGCTGTTGCATCTTTCAAAC TGAGGGCAACCGCAACTCCAGCTCTGCCGGAACCCATCCAGTTCCGCCAGCTCCTGAAGACCAAGATTGAGTTGATGGCCGAAGTCAAACCAAG CGTTGTTGCAAACGTGTTTGCCGTGATCGGAGTGAACACCGAAATTCTCCAGGCTACTGTCTACTCAAGAGCCAAGATCGCCGCCATTGTACCAGCCTCCATTTCAACCAGACTTGACATCAACGAGGGTCAATTTAAATTTGCGGCTCTCCCTGTTCCTGCACCTGAAGAGATTGTGGCTGTCGA GGTTGAGAGCATTGCTGTGGTGAGAAACGTTGAAGATATTCCTAATGCCAGAAGGACTCCCCTTATTCCTACCGACTACGTGAAACCAGACTCTAGGGAGATCCTTGCCTCAAAGACCTGGCCTGCTAGCGTG CGTGCATCTTCAGAGTCCATTGAAGATGACATGGAAGATTCCAGACCCTTCAGAAGCCGTGCATTTTCTAAAAAGTACTGCTTCCAAGCTTACGGAACCGGACTGAAGGGCTGTGTCAAGGTTGCCACGGCCAATGCTGCCTTTATCAGGGACATTTTGTTGTACCGATTGGCTGGaaaacattctgcctcactgtcaGTCAAGCGCA ATGAAGAGGAATCCATTGAAAGACTGGAGATGTTGGTTCAAGTTGGACCAAAGGCCGCAGAGAAGATCATCAAGAAGATCAGTCTGATTGAAGATGACGACATCACTACGGCAAAACCAGTCTTGATGAGGCTCCAAAAAATTCTGAATGGcacatcttcctcctcttcttcaagcaagtcctcctcatcttcaaagagcagcagcagcagcagaagcagcagaagcagcagcagcagcaaaagcagcagcggc gcaaaagcagcagcagcagcagcaagcagcagcagcagcagcaagcagcagcagcagcagcagcagcagcagcagcagcaaagcagcagcaaaagcagcagcagcagcagcagcagcagacacgGCAGGAAACACAACGTCCGCAGCAGCAGAAGGAACAGCAGACACAGCGGGTCTACTAGAAGCAGCTCTGCATCTAGTCTGGAATCCCTCTTCAGCGCAAGCTCTAGTTCCTCCCGTTCCAGTCGTCACATCTCGGCG CGAATTAACCTCAAGCGCACCTTCGAGAGGGACCACAAGAAG TCCCAAGCTAATGGATTTTCTCAGAAGAGCAGAAGCAGCGCCTCCAGCTTTGAGGCCATCTACAACAAG AACAAATTCCTCAGCACTGCCACTGCTCCTGCCTTTGTTGTCATCCTGCAAGCTGTGAGGACCGACGGCAAGCTCCAGGGATACCAAATCACTGGCTACGCAGACAAGACTAATGCTCGACTTCAGATTATCCTGGCTACCCTGGCTGCTGAGAGCAACTGGAGGGTCTGCGCTGATGGTGTTGTGCTCAGCAAGCACAAAGTCACA GCTAAACTGGCTTGGGGTGAGGCATGCAAACAATATGACGTGACAGTCACCGCTGAAACCGGTCTTCTTGGTCCAAGCCCAGCAGCTCGCCTCAGAATGACATGGAACGAACTACCATCTACCTTCAAACGCTATGCCAAGAA AGCATATACCTACATTCCCGATTACGTAATGGACAGCTTCATTCGAGGAAAGGACGACAACAGCGTCAAGCAGTTGTCCTTCACAGTGGCTGCCACATCTGAAAGAACCCTGGATCTGATCTTCAAGACACCAACA CGCAGCATCTATAAACTGGCTTTGCGTCTCCCCCTTGCTCTGCCCCTGGATGAGATGACAGGACTCACACCTTTTGATGACCTGGCTGATAAAGTCCGTTATTTGGTCTCCAAGGCTGCCGCAG CTGAATGTAGCTTGAGCGGGGACACAGTGATCACCTTCAACGACAGGAGGTTCAAGAATGAGATGCCTCAATATTGCTACCAAGTTCTGGCTCAGGACTGCAGTGAGGAGATGAAGTTCATGGTCTTGCTGAGGAAGGATGACACTGTGCGCAACCACATTAACGTTAAAATCGCTGACAT TGATATCGACTTGTACCTGAAGGACAGCAATGTGGTCGTGAAGGTTAACGGAAGAGAGGTGCCCACTAGCAATCTGCCGTATCAGCACCCAACAG CTAAGATTGAGATCAGACCGAATGAAGATGGCATCTCTGTCTACGCCCCAGGCCTGGGACTTCAGGAAGTCTTCTATAACAAGGAGTCTTGGAAG ATTAGAGTTGTGGACTGGATTAAGGGACAGACTTGTGGACTTTGTGGAAAGGCTGATGGGGAGCAAAGACAGGAATACCGCAATTCCAACGGACGTGTGACAAAGAACCCAACCAGCTTTGCTCATTCCTGGGTTCTGCCAGCCGAAAGCTGCCAGGACACCACAC AGTGTCGCATGAAGCTTAAGCCTGTGCAGCTGGACAAGCGTATGAATGTCCAGGGCCAGGAGACCAAATGTTTCTCTGTTGAGCCTGTGCTGCGTTGTCTGGATGGCTGCTCCCCGGTCAAGACCACGCCCGTCACCGTTGGCTTCCACTGTCAGCCAGCTG ACCGCACCATGATCCCCCAGGACTTCTACAACTACAGCGTGGATAGGAAGGAAACAACCCAAGCCCACCTTGCTTGCAGCTGCACTAAGTGCGCATAA